The Theileria orientalis strain Shintoku DNA, chromosome 2, complete genome genome has a window encoding:
- a CDS encoding uncharacterized protein (protein of unknown function DUF529 repeat containing protein): MEKNIVFRSLISCITIAAVIKYVKCSDDEKKSTSVQKKFQSHGSIRGSQFGEFGSSSTISTLLTSRQASVSAKSIDSLLFFSSFGESSSSDTLIVTADDESLSERVTNDATKYDKRCASDTCEYVFNEETRCVEVIHQRKTIWKYDPNTYGHNFPERVLINYSSKACWVFFEKVFYIFKYRCKWKMIYKDPGKATILDIKSRIHSPAYVSYYDESLQMKTFIANEHVLFRAVTQGNNYVWIADSPFGYADKVIVRGLGSSSKKLIIHVLDGPHKEFKKLGGILSLKNQWTEKVDDVEQKTYEECVSSNLINLDINTKNSTNQFIYTRDNETDSDVYVPIDGYYIQKCFHKPIKYLFWAEKDCNRESSLDILIVTLNDEDDFKFDRNNTSKYTVRRYNHILQYSFTENAKCVEVGSKNSVIWKHDAKKFPDYVKELFNAYHSHYIYQYNYEWLANSSNEKKRLVDSEFSIFSFDIDSVIRENDYSHYIESEVDSMIKLVFKPGVRCVELKYENKSIWQHIDDPDNGYPLSIYIHKVLKVVFLEMSSDITNFYRFSDGEWKLETLVKNENFKKSQIKVITKENDIIKENDITKYEDVSFGLITAFRFKGTIDLIQIKFNNNVIYHSENASSLDYPISIFFLNNSKKRLIWDKEKGYYMFPQKKEPKSHKYSIAPKRIDYRRSYHGESLDKYDFNRGKGKYRGKSPAEGAKDFVLIDIDVSANQGTEEFELEYRFDTKTKIFTPKKGFLFKSFRDEVGLVWLANNTSELSDKIYLFFDDHANKELIYRQVDGCKRHFYKKRKALRWALDETFARTSVVPISEQPEDISVFTIDDVDPSKCNKNDFRKYQLHKYGNLYHYVFNQNSKCVEVKSKRKSLWRCEGNMHPKEMYIDCYSKNMILNDFRSHYIYQYNYEWLANSSNEKKRLVDSEFSIFSFDIDSVIRENDYSHYIESEVDSMIKLVFKPGVRCVELKYENKSIWQHIDDPDNGYPLSIYIHKVLKVVFLEMSSDITNFYRFSDGEWKLETLVKNENFKKSQIKVITKENDIIKENDITKYEDVSFGLITAFRFANTVDYVEIYYRGNLLFKNSNTDFLNIHFLEVYFLSFYGRILVWDHDKSFCIYPDEL; encoded by the exons atggagaaaaatattgtatttagATCTTTAATCAGTTGTATAACTATCGCCGCCGTAATCAAGTACGTAAAGTGTTCTGATGATGAGAAGAAGTCAACATCGGTACAAAAAAAATTTCAATCCCATGGATCTATTAGAGGATCTCAATTTGGTGAATTCGGGTCCTCATCAACGATATCTACGCTGCTAACGTCAAGACAGGCCTCCGTTTCTGCGAAATCTATTGATTctctccttttcttctccaGCTTTGGAGaatcttcctcttctgaTACGTTGATCGTAACAGCAGACGATGAGAGTTTATCGGAGCGTGTGACAAACGACGCCACCAAATACGACAAAAGGTGTGCTAGTGACACGTGCGAATACGTTTTTAACGAAGAAACAAGGTGTGTCGAGGTGATTCACCAAAGGAAAACGATATGGAAATATGATCCTAATACCTACGGTCATAATTTCCCTGAGAGGGTGTTAATTAACTACTCCTCTAAAGCATGCTGGGTTTTCTTCGAAAAGGTgttctatatatttaaatacagaTGCAAATGGAAGATGATATATAAGGACCCCGGAAAGGCGACGATCCTGGACATTAAGTCCAGAATTCACAGTCCAGCATATGTTTCATATTATGATGAAAGCCTACAAATGAAAACGTTTATTGCAAACGAGCACGTGCTTTTCAGAGCAGTAACTCAAGGCAACAATTACGTATGGATCGCCGATAGCCCCTTTGGATACGCAGATAAAGTAATAGTAAGAGGCCTAGGCAGTTCAAGTAAAAAGCTGATAATTCATGTGCTTGACGGACCACATAaggaatttaaaaagttaGGAGGTATTTTGAGCCTTAAGAACCAGTGGACTGAGAAGGTGGATGACGTTGAACAGAAAACATATGAGGAATGTGTATCATCGAATCTAATAAATCTggatataaatacaaagaATTCCACAAATCAGTTCATCTACACTAGAGATAATGAGACTGATTCTGACGTTTATGTTCCAATAGATGGATATTACATTCAA AAGTGTTTCCACAAGCCCATAAAGTATTTGTTCTGGGCAGAAAAAGACTGTAACAGAGAGTCATCACT GGATATTTTGATTGTAACCTTGAATGATGAAGATGACTTTAAGTTTGACCGTAATAACACGAGTAAATATACTGTCCGTAGGTATAATCATATCCTACAATACAGTTTTACTGAAAATGCCAAGTGTGTGGAAGTAGGATCGAAAAACAGTGTCATATGGAAGCACGATGCAAAGAAGTTCCCTGATTATGTGAAGGAATT ATTCAACGCATACCACTCACACTATATTTACCAGTATAACTACGAGTGGTTGGCTAATAGCTCTAATGAGAAGAAGCGACTTGTTGATTCTGAATTTAGTATTTTCAGCTTTGACATTGACTCTGTTATTAGGGAAAATGACTATTCACATTATATTGAGAGTGAAGTTGATTCGATGATAAAGTTGGTTTTTAAACCTGGTGTTAGATGTGTTGAATTGAAATATGAGAATAAGAGCATATGGCAGCACATTGATGATCCAGATAATGGATATCCGTTATCgatatatattcataaagTACTGAAGGTTGTGTTCCTTGAAATGAGCTCTGATATAACAAACTTTTATAGATTTAGTGATGGTGAATGGAAATTGGAGACATTAGTCAAGAATGAAAATTTCAAGAAATCACAAATTAAAGTGATAACTAAAGAAAACGATATAATTAAAGAGAATGATATAACTAAATATGAAGATGTGTCATTCGGTTTGATAACGGCCTTCAGATTCAAAGGCACAATTGATCTTATTCAAATTAAGTTTAACAATAATGTCATATACCACTCCGAAAATGCCAGCTCATTGGACTATCCCATTTCCATATTTTTCCTCAACAATTCAAAGAAAAGGTTAATTTGGGATAAAGAAAAGGGTTACTATATGTTTCCTCAAAAGAAAGAACCAAAATCCCATAAGTATAGTATTGCCCCTAAAAGGATAGACTATAGAAGATCGTATCATGGTGAGTCGTTAGATAAGTACGATTTTAACCGAGGCAAGGGGAAGTATAGAGGAAAATCTccagctgaaggagctaaggattttgtattaatagATATTGATGTTTCAGCGAACCAAGGCACAGAGGAGTTTGAATTGGAATACAGATTTGACactaaaacaaaaattttCACACCAAAGAAAGGTTTCCTGTTTAAATCATTTAGAGACGAAGTTGGACTGGTTTGGCTTGCAAACAATACTAGTGAGCTCTcggataaaatatacttattCTTTGACGACCACGCTAATAAAGAGTTGATTTACAGGCAAGTGGACGGATGTAAAagacatttttataaaaaacgCAAGGCGCTGAGATGGGCACTAGACGAAACATTCGCTAGGACTTCAGTGGTTCCAATCTCGGAACAGCCTGAGGATATTTCCGTTTTCACAATAGATGATGTGGACCCGTCTAAGTgcaataaaaatgattttagGAAGTATCAATTGCACAAATATGGGAATTTGTATCATTACGTCTTTAATCAAAAttctaaatgtgtagaagtAAAGAGTAAAAGAAAGAGTCTGTGGAGATGTGAAGGGAATATGCATCCTAAAGAAATGTACATAGATTGTTATAGCAAAAACATGATTTTAAACGATTTTAGGTCACACTATATTTACCAGTATAACTACGAGTGGTTGGCTAATAGCTCTAATGAGAAGAAGCGACTTGTTGATTCTGAATTTAGTATTTTCAGCTTTGACATTGACTCTGTTATTAGGGAAAATGACTATTCACATTATATTGAGAGTGAAGTTGATTCGATGATAAAGTTGGTTTTTAAACCTGGTGTTAGATGTGTTGAATTGAAATATGAGAATAAGAGCATATGGCAGCACATTGATGATCCAGATAATGGATATCCGTTATCgatatatattcataaagTACTGAAGGTTGTGTTCCTTGAAATGAGCTCTGATATAACAAACTTTTATAGATTTAGTGATGGTGAATGGAAATTGGAGACATTAGTCAAGAATGAAAATTTCAAGAAATCACAAATTAAAGTGATAACTAAAGAAAACGATATAATTAAAGAGAATGATATAACTAAATATGAAGATGTGTCATTCGGTTTGATAACGGCCTTCAGATTTGCAAACACAGTCGACTATGttgaaatatattatcGCGGAAACCTGTTGTTTAAGAATTCTAATACTgactttttaaatatcCACTTCCTAGAGGTCTATTTCTTGTCATTCTACGGTAGAATCCTAGTTTGGGATCACGATAAGtcattttgtatatatccGGATGAGTTGTAA